The following proteins are co-located in the Candidatus Neomarinimicrobiota bacterium genome:
- a CDS encoding sulfatase encodes MGPVRQRNLQTYTRADFLRTFGLGAAGLTLIGCGIKTRGARRLPNIIVIFADDLGYGDLGVFGHPTLRTSNLDRMAAEGMKLTQFYVAASVCTPSRAALLTGRYPIRSGMCSDKRRVLFPDSGGGLPASEITIAEALKSRGYATACIGKWHLGHLPQYLPTKHGFDTYYGLPYSNDMHNVERGDPPVPLMRNEDIIEQPVDQATLTERYTREAVQFIEDHRDEPFFLYFPHTFPHIPLFASADFKGKSLRGLYGDVVEEIDWSVGQILDTLQRLKLFASTLVLFTSDNGPWLTQDLEGGSAGLLRGGKGSTWDGGMREPTIAWWPGTIPAGMVNAGLSSTLDILPTCLALAGVALPTDRTLDGVNMLPMLRGAGPSQRDTMFFYRGTRLCAVRQGPWKVHFTTQAGYQDQPHEHDPPLLFHLEHDPSEKYNVASDHPEVLARIIKVVEAHQATIEPVENQLEIPLPG; translated from the coding sequence ATGGGACCGGTTCGACAGAGAAATCTACAGACCTACACGCGCGCGGACTTTCTTAGAACTTTCGGACTGGGGGCCGCGGGGCTTACGCTGATCGGTTGTGGTATTAAAACGCGCGGGGCGCGTCGACTGCCGAATATCATTGTCATTTTTGCCGATGACCTGGGTTATGGCGATCTGGGTGTGTTCGGTCATCCCACTCTGCGTACATCCAACCTGGACCGCATGGCCGCGGAGGGCATGAAACTGACGCAGTTTTATGTCGCCGCCTCTGTCTGTACACCCAGCCGGGCGGCGCTGTTAACCGGACGATATCCCATTCGCAGCGGGATGTGCAGTGACAAACGACGGGTGTTGTTCCCCGACTCCGGCGGCGGTCTGCCCGCCAGCGAAATCACCATCGCCGAAGCCCTGAAGTCCAGGGGCTACGCCACCGCCTGCATCGGCAAGTGGCATCTGGGGCACCTCCCCCAATATCTGCCCACCAAGCACGGATTCGATACCTATTACGGCCTTCCCTACAGCAATGACATGCACAACGTGGAGCGGGGTGATCCACCGGTTCCGCTCATGCGAAATGAGGATATCATCGAGCAGCCGGTCGATCAGGCGACCCTTACGGAACGCTATACCCGGGAAGCAGTACAGTTCATTGAAGACCACCGGGATGAGCCCTTTTTCCTTTATTTCCCCCATACCTTCCCCCACATCCCCTTGTTTGCGTCAGCGGATTTCAAGGGGAAAAGCCTGCGGGGGCTATATGGCGACGTGGTTGAGGAAATCGACTGGAGCGTGGGGCAGATTCTGGATACGCTGCAGCGTCTGAAACTGTTCGCAAGCACCCTGGTGCTGTTCACCAGCGACAACGGTCCCTGGCTGACCCAGGACCTGGAGGGGGGATCAGCGGGTTTGCTGCGCGGAGGTAAGGGCAGCACCTGGGATGGGGGCATGCGCGAGCCTACCATCGCCTGGTGGCCGGGGACAATCCCTGCCGGTATGGTGAACGCCGGCCTCTCCAGCACCCTGGACATTCTGCCTACCTGTCTGGCGCTGGCAGGGGTGGCGCTGCCCACCGACCGGACCCTCGATGGGGTCAACATGCTTCCCATGCTGCGTGGAGCAGGCCCCAGCCAGCGGGATACAATGTTTTTTTACCGGGGCACCCGGCTTTGCGCCGTCCGCCAGGGACCGTGGAAAGTCCATTTCACTACCCAGGCCGGTTATCAGGACCAGCCCCACGAACACGATCCACCGCTGCTCTTCCACCTGGAGCACGATCCGTCTGAAAAGTACAATGTGGCCTCTGACCACCCGGAGGTCCTGGCCAGGATCATAAAAGTAGTGGAAGCCCACCAGGCCACCATCGAGCCGGTTGAGAACCAGCTGGAGATCCCCCTACCCGGGTAG